A genomic window from Streptomyces sp. NBC_01429 includes:
- a CDS encoding ABC transporter ATP-binding protein produces the protein MLELRAITAGYGRNTPVVRNASLSVEPGEAVGLLGPSGCGKSTLARVAALLHRPDSGTLTLDGTPVRHWRHRAPRELRTAFGVVFQQPRLSADPRLRLTDLIAEPLRATGRRDASTERVTELAATIGLTPDLLGRRPHEVSDGQLQRACLARALVLRPRWLICDEMTAMLDASTTAALVAVVEDYRRTTGAGLIAVGHDRALLNRWCDRTVHWDELG, from the coding sequence GTGCTTGAACTGCGCGCCATTACCGCCGGATACGGCAGAAACACTCCTGTCGTACGGAACGCCTCCCTGTCCGTCGAGCCGGGCGAAGCCGTCGGCCTGCTCGGCCCCAGCGGCTGCGGCAAGTCGACGCTGGCCCGCGTCGCCGCTCTTCTGCACCGCCCCGATTCCGGCACCCTCACCCTCGACGGAACCCCCGTACGCCACTGGCGCCACCGTGCCCCACGTGAACTGCGCACGGCCTTCGGCGTCGTCTTCCAGCAGCCCAGACTCTCCGCGGATCCCCGACTGCGACTCACCGACCTGATCGCCGAGCCCCTGCGAGCCACCGGCCGCCGCGACGCCTCGACCGAGCGGGTGACCGAACTCGCCGCCACCATCGGCCTGACCCCGGACCTGCTCGGCAGACGCCCCCACGAAGTAAGCGACGGCCAACTCCAACGCGCCTGCCTCGCCCGCGCCCTCGTGCTGCGCCCGCGCTGGCTGATCTGTGACGAGATGACCGCCATGCTCGACGCCTCCACCACCGCCGCACTCGTCGCGGTCGTCGAGGACTACCGCCGCACCACCGGCGCCGGGCTGATCGCCGTCGGCCACGACCGCGCCCTCCTGAACCGCTGGTGCGACCGCACAGTCCACTGGGACGAACTCGGGTAG
- a CDS encoding ABC transporter ATP-binding protein: MPGGRRIAAVTEARFDVAPGECLALIGESGCGKSVLASALLGLLPANAQTTGEARLGGLDLLAADERTLARTVRGRRIGLVPQSPAAHLTPVRTIRSQVQETVSALTGIRGRTAVRAAAETAVARTAFPEDHLDRYPHELSGGLAQRAATALALVGDAPLLLADEPTTGLDRDLVEHTVDELRRHIDDADRALLMITHDLSAAERIADRVAVMYAGRIVEISDAAVFFGTPGPRHPYSRGLLHALPDRAFTAIPGMPPELGDLPDGCAFAPRCARADDACVTLPNLTETAACHHPHIPENSRA; this comes from the coding sequence ATGCCGGGCGGGCGGCGGATCGCCGCCGTCACCGAGGCCCGCTTCGACGTGGCACCCGGCGAGTGCCTCGCCCTGATCGGCGAGAGCGGCTGCGGCAAATCCGTCCTGGCCTCCGCTCTCCTGGGCCTGCTCCCCGCCAACGCCCAGACCACAGGGGAGGCCCGCCTCGGCGGCCTCGACCTGCTCGCCGCCGACGAACGTACCCTCGCCCGCACCGTACGGGGCCGCCGTATCGGCCTCGTACCGCAGAGCCCGGCCGCGCATCTGACCCCCGTCCGCACCATCCGCTCCCAGGTGCAGGAGACGGTCTCCGCCCTGACCGGAATACGGGGGCGTACGGCCGTGCGCGCAGCCGCCGAGACGGCCGTCGCACGCACGGCGTTCCCCGAGGACCACCTCGACCGCTACCCGCACGAGCTCTCCGGCGGCCTCGCCCAGCGCGCCGCGACCGCCCTGGCCCTGGTCGGCGACGCGCCTCTGCTGCTCGCCGACGAGCCGACCACCGGACTCGACCGCGATCTCGTGGAACACACCGTCGACGAACTACGGCGCCATATCGACGACGCCGACCGGGCCCTGCTGATGATCACCCACGACCTGTCGGCCGCCGAGCGCATCGCCGACCGTGTCGCCGTGATGTACGCGGGCCGCATCGTCGAGATCTCCGACGCGGCAGTCTTCTTCGGCACCCCGGGCCCCCGCCACCCCTACAGCCGCGGCCTCCTCCACGCCCTCCCGGACCGCGCCTTCACCGCCATCCCCGGCATGCCTCCGGAACTCGGCGACCTGCCCGACGGCTGCGCCTTCGCACCGCGCTGCGCCCGGGCCGACGACGCCTGCGTGACACTGCCGAACCTCACCGAGACGGCCGCCTGCCACCACCCGCACATACCGGAGAACTCCCGTGCTTGA
- a CDS encoding ABC transporter permease — MTETVVETEERTGAVWRSSRTNRRSTRTLRVRTSVVLVTVAVLAVLLVPPFAQLDQQAVDLAAKLRPPSWSHPFGTDDVGRDLLLRCVYGLRVSLLVGVTAAFTATLIGTAVGATAGALGGWADRGLMRIIDTVSAVPHLLLGIFIVALFRPGIWPVVVSVALTHWPSTARIVRAEILSLRSRTYIDAAVSGGASRWRVAVRHLLPAVLPQAALAATLMVPHAMWHESALSFLGLGLPTHTASLGTLIQGARGTLLAGQWWPTLFPGLFLIIPTLAIAGLAGAWRERINPRRRSELML; from the coding sequence ATGACGGAAACCGTGGTGGAGACCGAGGAGCGGACCGGGGCCGTATGGCGCTCCTCCCGGACCAACCGCCGTTCCACCCGCACGCTGCGGGTGCGCACCTCGGTGGTTCTGGTGACGGTGGCCGTGCTCGCCGTACTGCTCGTGCCGCCTTTCGCCCAGCTCGACCAGCAGGCGGTCGACCTGGCGGCCAAACTGCGACCGCCCTCCTGGTCACACCCCTTCGGCACCGACGATGTCGGCCGGGACCTGCTGCTGCGCTGCGTCTACGGGCTTCGGGTCTCGCTGCTCGTCGGTGTGACCGCCGCGTTCACCGCGACCCTGATCGGTACGGCCGTCGGAGCCACCGCCGGAGCCCTCGGCGGCTGGGCCGACCGCGGGCTCATGCGGATCATCGACACCGTCTCCGCCGTACCCCACCTGCTTCTGGGCATCTTCATCGTCGCGCTGTTCCGGCCGGGTATCTGGCCGGTAGTGGTCTCGGTCGCCCTCACCCACTGGCCGTCGACCGCGCGGATCGTCCGCGCCGAGATTCTCTCCCTGCGCTCGCGCACGTACATCGACGCCGCCGTCTCCGGCGGCGCGTCCCGGTGGCGGGTCGCCGTACGGCATCTGCTGCCCGCGGTGCTGCCCCAGGCCGCACTCGCCGCCACGCTGATGGTGCCGCACGCCATGTGGCACGAGTCGGCCCTGTCCTTCCTCGGACTCGGACTGCCCACCCACACAGCCAGCCTCGGCACCCTCATCCAGGGCGCACGGGGCACCCTGCTCGCCGGCCAGTGGTGGCCGACTCTCTTCCCCGGTCTCTTCCTCATCATCCCCACCCTCGCCATCGCCGGCCTCGCCGGAGCCTGGCGTGAGCGGATCAATCCCCGTCGCCGATCGGAGCTGATGCTGTGA
- a CDS encoding ABC transporter permease, which produces MARLAGRRTVLAVPVLLVVTFGMFAIAAASPFDPVEAYMGTAALGADQQTLDRLRDNLGVDQPFTTRWWHWLTSAFSGDLGHSSVLRQPVAQVIGERLVWSSLLCAVAFVVAVLAGTVLGTLAARRPGSWLDRIVSSLAYILEAAPVFWIALLAIWLFALQWGVLPAGGLTDTASEQITPAQVTSHLVLPAGVLAASQLPWFTLYVRQGVGAALAEDPVRGARARGLGEGTVLFGHALRSGLLPVLTLIGTRVPELITGALLVESVFSWPGIAAATVEAATAVDFPLLAALATLATGAVLAGNLLADLLYGLFDPRVKLSEM; this is translated from the coding sequence ATGGCGCGTCTGGCGGGACGGCGGACCGTGCTCGCCGTCCCCGTCCTCCTCGTGGTCACCTTCGGTATGTTCGCCATCGCCGCCGCCTCCCCCTTCGATCCCGTCGAGGCGTACATGGGTACGGCGGCCCTCGGCGCCGACCAGCAGACCCTGGACCGGCTGCGGGACAACCTCGGTGTGGACCAGCCCTTCACCACACGCTGGTGGCACTGGCTGACCTCGGCCTTCAGCGGCGACCTGGGCCATTCCAGCGTGCTGCGCCAGCCGGTGGCCCAAGTGATCGGCGAGCGCCTGGTGTGGTCCTCGCTGCTGTGCGCCGTGGCGTTCGTCGTCGCCGTGCTGGCCGGCACCGTGCTGGGGACGCTGGCCGCCCGCCGTCCCGGGTCGTGGCTCGACCGGATCGTGAGCTCCCTCGCCTACATCCTGGAGGCGGCTCCGGTCTTCTGGATCGCGCTGCTCGCCATCTGGCTGTTCGCCCTCCAATGGGGTGTGCTCCCGGCGGGCGGGCTGACGGACACCGCCAGCGAGCAGATCACCCCGGCACAGGTGACAAGCCACCTGGTCCTGCCCGCCGGAGTGCTCGCCGCCTCCCAACTGCCCTGGTTCACGCTCTACGTACGGCAAGGGGTCGGCGCGGCCCTGGCGGAGGACCCGGTGCGCGGGGCCCGCGCCCGGGGACTGGGCGAAGGCACCGTTCTGTTCGGTCACGCGCTGCGCTCCGGTCTCCTGCCGGTCCTCACCCTGATCGGCACGCGCGTTCCCGAACTCATCACGGGCGCCCTGCTGGTGGAGTCCGTCTTCAGCTGGCCGGGCATCGCGGCGGCCACCGTCGAGGCGGCCACCGCCGTCGACTTCCCCCTGCTCGCCGCGCTCGCGACGCTGGCAACCGGCGCCGTCCTCGCCGGGAACCTCCTCGCCGACCTCCTCTACGGACTCTTCGACCCGAGGGTGAAGCTCAGTGAAATGTGA
- a CDS encoding ABC transporter substrate-binding protein has protein sequence MRTRRIRGAAVAAAVVTGLTACSAPGSGDDQGRSTDSVVIGVASEPDTLSPLLGYGKDGNSKIFDGLLARDADLKLTPALATALPKVGDGGLTYTYTLRDGVTFSDGEPLTADDVVFTYRTVLDAKTNNTARSELDAIEKVRASGDGKVVFTLKYPYAPFAGRTVLPIVPEHIAGGQDPNTGSFNTRPVGTGPYVLSAWSKGEKLTFKANPNYWGGRPKVSTFTMAVIPDDDVRATRVRSGDLDGAILPPNLAATFKNTDGVKTYDAKSYDFRTVTLPTANKVTGDRAIRQALDAAVDRDAMVDKILDGAGRPAYGPLPVDDTWFAKGIERTRDLDKAVRILDAAGWKAGDGGLRTKDGRRAAFTLLYRSGDKVRQDHALAYASDAKKAGIDVTVESATWEVIKPRMGGDAVLAGGGSTGDPDFGLYTLLHSSLAGNGFNNMARYDNPAVDQALVTGRRSQDPAVRGAAYDTLQRELVKDPGYTFLTHIDHLYVLAARWDGLTTQLEPHEHGFSSGPWWNIETWQPKK, from the coding sequence ATGAGGACCCGTCGGATACGAGGTGCCGCCGTCGCGGCGGCGGTGGTCACCGGGCTCACCGCCTGCTCCGCACCCGGCAGTGGCGATGACCAAGGCCGGTCCACCGACTCCGTCGTGATCGGGGTCGCGTCCGAACCGGACACCCTCAGCCCGCTGCTCGGCTACGGCAAGGACGGAAACTCCAAGATCTTCGACGGACTCCTCGCCCGCGACGCGGACCTGAAGCTGACTCCCGCGCTGGCCACGGCGCTGCCCAAGGTCGGCGACGGCGGCCTCACCTACACGTACACCCTGCGCGACGGCGTGACGTTCAGCGACGGCGAGCCGCTGACCGCCGACGACGTGGTCTTCACCTATCGGACCGTCCTGGACGCGAAGACCAACAACACCGCCCGGAGCGAGCTGGACGCCATCGAGAAGGTCCGGGCAAGCGGTGACGGCAAGGTCGTCTTCACCCTGAAGTACCCGTACGCGCCGTTCGCGGGGCGCACGGTGCTGCCCATCGTTCCCGAGCACATAGCGGGCGGGCAGGATCCCAACACGGGCTCGTTCAACACCCGGCCGGTCGGCACCGGCCCCTATGTCCTCTCCGCCTGGAGCAAGGGCGAGAAGCTCACCTTCAAGGCCAACCCGAACTACTGGGGCGGCCGGCCGAAGGTGAGTACGTTCACCATGGCGGTCATCCCGGACGACGACGTGCGCGCCACCCGGGTGCGCTCCGGTGATCTGGACGGCGCGATCCTCCCGCCCAATCTCGCCGCTACCTTCAAGAACACCGACGGGGTGAAGACCTATGACGCGAAGTCCTACGACTTCCGTACCGTCACCCTCCCCACCGCCAACAAGGTGACCGGAGACCGTGCCATCCGGCAGGCGCTGGACGCCGCCGTCGACCGCGACGCCATGGTGGACAAGATCCTCGACGGCGCGGGCCGGCCCGCGTACGGGCCACTGCCCGTCGACGACACCTGGTTCGCCAAGGGCATCGAGCGCACCCGGGACCTGGACAAGGCCGTACGGATCCTCGACGCAGCGGGCTGGAAGGCCGGCGACGGCGGCCTCCGTACCAAGGACGGCAGACGGGCCGCGTTCACCCTCCTCTACCGATCGGGCGACAAGGTCCGCCAGGACCACGCCCTCGCCTATGCCTCCGATGCCAAGAAGGCAGGCATCGATGTGACGGTGGAGAGCGCGACCTGGGAGGTCATCAAACCGCGCATGGGCGGCGACGCGGTCCTCGCGGGCGGCGGCAGCACCGGAGACCCCGACTTCGGTCTCTACACCCTGCTGCACTCCTCCCTCGCGGGCAACGGCTTCAACAACATGGCCCGCTACGACAACCCGGCCGTCGACCAGGCCCTCGTCACCGGCCGGCGCAGCCAGGACCCGGCCGTGCGCGGCGCCGCGTACGACACGCTCCAACGCGAACTCGTCAAGGACCCCGGCTACACCTTCCTCACCCACATCGACCACCTCTATGTACTCGCCGCCCGCTGGGACGGGCTGACCACCCAGCTCGAACCGCACGAACACGGCTTCTCCAGCGGCCCCTGGTGGAACATCGAGACCTGGCAGCCGAAGAAGTGA
- a CDS encoding heavy metal translocating P-type ATPase, with the protein MTADPAGTLATTDLVVGGMTCAACVSRVEKRLAKLDGVTATVNLATGRARVTHPAGIAGEDLVAAVERAGYTAELPPPPEPVEDAPRPTEPDRTADSRAKKEERDRLLITALLSVPVIALSMVPALQFRNWQWLCFMLAAPVAVWGAWPFHRRALLGLRHSAATMDTLVSLGVAASFAWSTYALFLGGAGEPGMEMPFSLLPSAAGDVAHVYLEAAVAVPLFVLTGRHLEARAKRGTGEALRSLAELAAKEVTIRENGKERRIPVAQLRVGQEFIVRPGERIGTDGLVMSGSSALDLSLVTGESEPVEISPGKAVIGAAVNVGGLLRVRATAIGADTQLARITRLVTEAQAGKARAQRLADTVAGFFVPVVLALAVTVLGFWLGAGADPQTAVTACVAILVVACPCALGLATPTALLAATGRGAQLGVLVSGPQALETLRHVDTIVLDKTGTLTTGHMTVTKVTPSPGGLDHDTVLRLAGAVETGSEHPLGRAITTYAQRALPGAPLPEVTKFRATPGFGVAGRVEGHRVEVCAPGAGLPGPLAQALADAEAAVRTPVLVRVDGADAALIAVGDILRPGSYRAVERLRRLGVEPLLATGDRAATADAVAAELGITDVHARCTPEDKARLVRRLKDEGRRVAVIGDGVNDAAALAGADLGIAMGSGTDVAIGAADVTLVRGDIEAVADAVRLARRTLGTIRVNLVWAFGYNAVTVPLAAVGWLNPMVAAAAMSVSSLLVVGNSLRLRAWQPTPSRTSRTSRKGSRR; encoded by the coding sequence ATGACGGCGGACCCGGCGGGGACTCTCGCGACCACCGACCTGGTCGTCGGCGGCATGACCTGCGCGGCGTGTGTCAGCCGGGTGGAGAAGCGGCTGGCGAAGCTCGACGGGGTGACCGCCACGGTCAATCTCGCCACCGGGCGGGCCAGGGTGACCCACCCCGCCGGGATCGCCGGGGAGGACCTGGTCGCTGCGGTCGAACGCGCCGGATACACGGCCGAACTCCCGCCGCCTCCCGAGCCGGTGGAGGACGCGCCGCGGCCGACGGAGCCGGACAGGACGGCCGACAGCCGGGCCAAGAAGGAGGAGCGCGACCGGCTGCTGATCACCGCACTCCTGTCGGTGCCGGTGATCGCGCTGTCGATGGTTCCCGCTCTCCAGTTCCGCAACTGGCAGTGGCTGTGCTTCATGCTCGCCGCACCGGTGGCCGTATGGGGCGCCTGGCCGTTCCACCGGCGCGCGCTGCTCGGGCTGCGGCACTCGGCGGCGACCATGGACACCCTGGTCTCCCTCGGCGTCGCGGCGTCGTTCGCCTGGTCCACGTACGCTCTCTTCCTCGGCGGCGCCGGCGAACCCGGGATGGAGATGCCGTTCAGCCTGCTCCCGTCCGCCGCCGGGGATGTCGCGCATGTCTATCTGGAGGCGGCGGTCGCCGTACCGCTCTTCGTCCTGACGGGTCGTCACCTGGAGGCCCGCGCCAAGCGCGGCACCGGCGAGGCGCTGCGCTCGCTGGCCGAACTGGCCGCCAAGGAAGTGACCATCAGGGAGAACGGGAAGGAACGCCGTATCCCTGTAGCGCAGTTGCGGGTCGGCCAGGAGTTCATCGTCCGCCCGGGGGAACGGATCGGCACCGACGGGCTGGTGATGAGCGGCAGTTCGGCGCTGGACCTGTCGCTGGTGACCGGGGAGAGCGAGCCCGTCGAGATCTCCCCCGGCAAGGCGGTGATCGGCGCCGCCGTGAACGTGGGCGGTCTGCTGCGGGTACGGGCGACCGCGATCGGTGCGGACACCCAGCTCGCGCGGATCACCCGCCTGGTCACCGAGGCCCAGGCGGGCAAGGCCAGGGCGCAGCGGCTGGCCGACACCGTGGCGGGCTTCTTCGTACCGGTGGTGCTGGCCCTCGCCGTCACCGTCCTCGGTTTCTGGCTCGGCGCGGGCGCGGACCCGCAGACGGCCGTGACCGCCTGTGTCGCCATCCTGGTCGTCGCCTGCCCCTGCGCGCTCGGTCTGGCCACGCCCACCGCCCTGCTGGCGGCCACCGGCCGGGGCGCCCAGCTCGGCGTCCTGGTCAGCGGGCCCCAGGCGCTGGAGACACTCCGCCATGTCGACACGATCGTCCTGGACAAGACGGGCACACTGACCACCGGCCATATGACCGTCACCAAGGTCACGCCGTCGCCCGGTGGCCTCGATCACGACACGGTGCTGCGGCTGGCGGGCGCCGTGGAGACGGGCTCCGAACACCCCCTGGGCCGCGCGATCACCACGTACGCGCAGCGGGCACTGCCCGGAGCGCCCCTGCCCGAGGTCACCAAGTTCCGTGCCACTCCGGGCTTCGGGGTCGCCGGTCGCGTCGAGGGCCACCGGGTCGAGGTGTGCGCCCCCGGAGCCGGTCTGCCCGGACCGCTGGCCCAGGCGCTCGCCGACGCGGAAGCCGCCGTCCGGACACCGGTCCTGGTACGGGTGGACGGAGCCGACGCCGCGCTCATCGCCGTGGGAGACATCCTGCGGCCCGGCAGTTACCGGGCCGTGGAGCGGCTGCGGCGCCTCGGCGTGGAGCCGCTCCTCGCGACCGGTGACCGCGCCGCCACCGCCGACGCGGTCGCCGCCGAACTCGGTATCACCGACGTCCACGCCCGCTGCACCCCCGAGGACAAGGCGCGGCTGGTGCGCCGGCTGAAGGACGAGGGCCGGCGGGTCGCGGTGATCGGTGACGGGGTGAACGACGCGGCGGCCCTGGCCGGTGCCGATCTGGGGATCGCGATGGGCAGTGGTACGGATGTGGCCATCGGGGCCGCCGATGTGACGCTGGTACGCGGTGACATCGAGGCCGTCGCCGACGCGGTCCGGCTCGCCCGGCGCACCCTGGGCACGATCCGCGTCAACCTCGTATGGGCCTTCGGCTACAACGCCGTCACGGTGCCACTGGCCGCCGTCGGCTGGCTCAACCCGATGGTGGCCGCCGCCGCGATGTCGGTCAGCTCCCTGCTGGTCGTCGGCAACAGCCTGCGCCTGCGCGCCTGGCAGCCCACCCCGTCCCGTACGTCCCGCACATCACGCAAAGGGAGCCGACGATGA
- a CDS encoding copper chaperone PCu(A)C yields MTNPTATGWQPTRGRLRDTLIAAAAPVIACVVALGGLTTWVNSGAAGSRPRLAISNARIFLPYGDGQYTSAYFRIANTGDADDELLSVTSPEMAEAMLSVDRDNGKGGAIMSMVDKATVPGGSALTMSPYGLNVMVRARTKPHWQLGDTVPFTLHFRHSGPQKSVAVVITPSTD; encoded by the coding sequence ATGACGAATCCCACCGCCACCGGGTGGCAGCCCACACGCGGCCGTCTGCGCGACACACTCATCGCCGCAGCAGCCCCGGTGATCGCCTGCGTGGTGGCCCTCGGCGGCCTCACGACCTGGGTCAACTCCGGGGCCGCCGGCAGCCGGCCGCGACTCGCCATCAGCAACGCCCGTATCTTCCTGCCGTACGGCGACGGCCAGTACACCTCGGCGTACTTCCGGATAGCCAACACCGGCGACGCCGACGACGAGCTGCTCTCCGTCACCTCCCCGGAGATGGCCGAGGCCATGCTCAGCGTCGACCGGGACAACGGCAAGGGGGGCGCCATCATGTCCATGGTGGACAAGGCCACCGTCCCGGGCGGCTCGGCGCTGACCATGTCCCCGTACGGCCTCAATGTCATGGTGCGAGCCAGAACGAAACCACACTGGCAGCTCGGCGACACCGTCCCCTTCACCCTGCACTTCCGCCACAGCGGACCCCAGAAGAGCGTCGCGGTCGTGATCACCCCCAGTACCGACTGA
- a CDS encoding heavy-metal-associated domain-containing protein, which yields MTEQRYHVAGMTCGHCVNHITEEVTQVPGVSHVHVDLEANSVTVSGTELDDAQVRAAIAEAGYTVTV from the coding sequence ATGACCGAGCAGCGCTACCACGTCGCGGGCATGACCTGCGGCCACTGCGTCAACCACATCACCGAGGAGGTCACACAGGTCCCCGGAGTGAGCCACGTACACGTCGACCTCGAAGCGAATTCAGTAACGGTCAGCGGTACGGAACTCGACGACGCCCAGGTACGCGCCGCGATCGCCGAGGCGGGCTACACCGTCACGGTGTGA
- a CDS encoding sigma-70 family RNA polymerase sigma factor, giving the protein MSPALYAPAGHDRARSEHHSRTGDEAATFWALAAREGDRQAADRFIRALHLDVWRFVAHLSADPQSADDLTQDTFLRALSSLHGFEGRSSARTWLLTIARRTVIDSRRSASARPRQADGEDWQLTVERTQERDLPGFEEGVALTELLSLLRRERREAFVLTQLLGMPYAEAAVLCRCPVGTVRSRVARARIALWQLLDSAEDRTGDLEARGASA; this is encoded by the coding sequence ATGTCTCCTGCCCTGTACGCACCTGCCGGGCACGACCGTGCCCGGTCCGAACACCACAGCCGGACCGGTGATGAAGCGGCGACTTTCTGGGCTCTTGCCGCCCGGGAGGGCGACCGCCAGGCCGCCGACCGGTTCATCCGCGCACTCCACCTCGATGTGTGGCGCTTCGTGGCCCACTTGAGCGCGGACCCGCAATCCGCCGACGACCTGACCCAGGACACCTTTCTGCGGGCCCTGAGCAGTCTGCACGGATTCGAAGGCAGGTCCTCCGCCCGCACCTGGCTGCTGACCATCGCCCGCAGAACAGTGATCGACAGCCGCCGCAGCGCGTCCGCCCGCCCCCGGCAGGCGGACGGCGAGGACTGGCAACTGACCGTTGAACGCACCCAGGAGAGGGATCTGCCGGGGTTCGAGGAGGGAGTGGCGCTGACCGAGCTGCTGTCACTGCTCCGGCGCGAGCGCCGCGAGGCATTCGTACTCACCCAGCTGCTCGGTATGCCCTATGCCGAGGCCGCGGTGCTGTGCCGCTGCCCCGTGGGCACGGTGCGCTCCCGCGTCGCACGCGCCCGTATCGCCTTGTGGCAGCTGCTCGACTCCGCCGAAGACAGGACCGGCGATCTCGAAGCCCGCGGGGCGTCAGCCTGA